The following are encoded together in the Acetobacter vaccinii genome:
- a CDS encoding glycosyltransferase, giving the protein MKIADISEFYAPKGGGVKTYVEAKFRAAERMGHTLVLIAPGAEDRVEPRPGGRIVWVRSPVLPPDPKYRMFWKAAPVWAVLDREQPDIVEGSSPWRGGWLAGKWSGRAPRVLFMHADPVAVYPQTFLGGFLPEARIDRLFGWFWSYLRRLDASFDRCVVAGQWLADRFARHGLRKLEVVPFGVEAADFSPALRDDTVRADMLRACGLDSSAALLVVVGRHHPEKRVPLLMRAVARAQQTRPVGLYVIGDGLMHDQIRKQASGLAHIHVAGAETNRHKLAQMLASADALLHGSTAETFGFVVAEALCSGTPLIVPAAGGAGDLARPAYAETYRPGDVEDAARAIERLLSRDRAEMSAKARTAGLELGGMDRHFAQLFALYARIIAEGRA; this is encoded by the coding sequence TTGAAAATCGCTGATATTTCAGAATTTTATGCTCCAAAAGGTGGGGGCGTTAAAACCTATGTGGAGGCCAAGTTCCGGGCGGCGGAAAGGATGGGGCATACCCTCGTCCTGATCGCTCCCGGTGCGGAAGACCGGGTCGAACCCCGGCCCGGTGGGCGTATTGTGTGGGTGCGTAGCCCTGTTCTGCCGCCAGACCCCAAATACCGCATGTTCTGGAAAGCCGCGCCCGTATGGGCCGTGCTGGACCGGGAGCAGCCTGATATTGTGGAAGGGTCATCTCCCTGGCGTGGGGGTTGGCTGGCTGGCAAATGGTCAGGTCGCGCGCCGCGTGTCCTGTTCATGCATGCTGACCCTGTAGCCGTTTACCCGCAGACATTCCTTGGCGGTTTCCTGCCCGAAGCGCGGATAGACAGGCTGTTTGGATGGTTCTGGTCGTATCTGCGACGGCTTGATGCCTCTTTTGACCGGTGTGTGGTGGCTGGGCAATGGCTGGCAGACCGTTTTGCCCGCCACGGCCTCCGCAAGCTGGAAGTTGTGCCGTTTGGGGTCGAGGCGGCAGACTTCAGCCCCGCCCTGCGTGATGACACCGTGCGGGCAGACATGCTGCGGGCCTGTGGGCTGGATAGCAGTGCTGCGTTGCTGGTTGTTGTGGGGCGGCACCACCCTGAAAAGCGGGTGCCGTTGCTGATGCGTGCTGTTGCCCGTGCCCAGCAGACCCGCCCCGTGGGCCTGTATGTGATTGGCGATGGGCTGATGCACGATCAGATCCGCAAGCAGGCGTCCGGGCTTGCGCATATTCATGTAGCCGGGGCGGAAACAAACAGGCACAAGTTGGCGCAAATGCTCGCCAGTGCTGATGCGCTGCTGCATGGCTCCACGGCTGAGACATTCGGCTTTGTGGTCGCAGAGGCATTGTGCTCCGGCACACCCCTGATTGTGCCAGCAGCCGGTGGCGCGGGAGATCTGGCCCGCCCGGCCTATGCCGAAACCTATAGGCCCGGTGATGTTGAAGACGCAGCCCGCGCGATTGAGCGCCTGTTGTCACGCGACCGGGCGGAAATGTCGGCCAAGGCGCGGACAGCAGGGCTGGAGCTGGGGGGGATGGACCGGCATTTCGCGCAGTTGTTTGCGCTATATGCCCGTATCATCGCAGAAGGCAGAGCCTGA
- a CDS encoding LptF/LptG family permease yields the protein MSQPPLLDTPASGTAPRLSCCLAPFGVYTRFMLAAYLRGLLMIVSVLLSIALTIDLWPQIDTVIAAKSGNALRNLVVFCLLRSPHLLAPLLPFATFLAVWMVEITHTRNGERLLVANTGRSPLKSLCPAILLGLLAGPVTFTLDGLLSPASMREQIHEGLGRDALRLDRNRISDLVWIDTPEGLVSAHIAYEPPMTLRDITVFRFDPRFLMDEIIKAPVATPIPHSSRWRLDAPLVWKNGQKQTDMLLPFPAGEMTVTLSIYPLWLSVYGVDVQYLTLQTLRKLAHHDGEGYDAAHYRTRLAMLYSTLILPTIMAALACILCGIRLPYAPDGLVAATILAWGYAAHVATRICLLLGQTNVTPAWLAVSLVPCGLIIAMIVIVRRQKGTA from the coding sequence ATGTCCCAGCCCCCCCTCCTCGACACACCTGCGTCTGGGACTGCCCCGCGACTGTCATGCTGTCTGGCACCCTTTGGGGTCTATACGCGCTTTATGCTGGCCGCCTACCTGCGCGGCCTGTTGATGATTGTGTCTGTCCTGCTGTCCATTGCCCTGACCATCGACCTGTGGCCGCAGATTGATACCGTCATCGCCGCAAAATCAGGCAATGCCCTCCGCAATCTGGTTGTTTTCTGCCTTCTGCGCTCGCCCCATCTGCTGGCCCCGCTGCTGCCCTTTGCAACATTTCTGGCGGTGTGGATGGTTGAAATCACCCACACCCGCAACGGGGAACGGCTGCTGGTCGCCAACACCGGCCGCTCGCCACTGAAAAGCCTGTGCCCGGCCATTCTGCTCGGGCTGCTGGCCGGGCCAGTCACCTTTACACTTGATGGCCTGCTCAGCCCCGCCAGCATGCGCGAGCAGATTCACGAAGGACTTGGCCGGGACGCCCTGCGCCTTGACCGGAACCGGATCAGCGACCTTGTCTGGATTGATACGCCAGAAGGGCTTGTCTCAGCCCATATCGCCTACGAGCCTCCCATGACGTTGCGGGATATAACGGTTTTCCGCTTTGACCCCCGCTTTTTGATGGATGAGATCATCAAGGCACCGGTGGCAACGCCCATTCCCCACTCATCCCGCTGGCGGCTTGATGCGCCTCTGGTCTGGAAAAACGGGCAGAAGCAGACAGATATGCTCCTGCCTTTCCCCGCTGGGGAAATGACAGTGACCTTGAGCATTTATCCACTCTGGCTGAGTGTCTATGGGGTGGATGTGCAGTATCTGACACTCCAGACCCTTCGCAAACTGGCCCATCATGATGGCGAAGGGTATGACGCAGCACACTATCGTACCCGACTGGCCATGCTGTATTCGACCCTCATTCTGCCCACCATCATGGCGGCGCTGGCCTGTATCCTATGCGGTATTCGGTTGCCCTATGCGCCCGATGGGCTGGTCGCCGCGACAATCCTAGCATGGGGCTATGCCGCCCATGTTGCCACACGCATCTGCCTGCTGCTGGGGCAGACAAATGTAACCCCGGCATGGCTGGCGGTATCGCTTGTGCCGTGCGGGCTGATTATTGCAATGATCGTGATAGTGCGGAGGCAAAAGGGGACTGCCTGA
- a CDS encoding LptF/LptG family permease, which produces MTAPDTAVAPPTSPAPWRGMIKRTMTWLDLLYVNQFIRPVILQAAAALAMVEAIFLAERFPMIFRDAIRNHASLWDTLMVFLLTAPQILDFGLPLAITVAVYRTVLDMRENRELLVLSACGLSPSAFLRPPAMIAALGLSVSLLASGFINPLALYAQRVVLFHAAYHHLTTPSPQSQLFQSGTRVLFIPKQPKASTDQAEADSRQAIFLYEPIDSTHFRVIQAHGMHAIGSAPQKLLGVSLSRMTSRIFVTSSGKQTQSDAPCCTPQPPASGNADEDALYAETARKLISLDDILPFPPRHSSGTELTLPELLLPIQKTTTKETAVRLVGERLSRALLCLLAPLMALVAIGQTSPRNRTLALPICCMALLACNVATQWLLRLVVHLGLMVELGVLLVLTGLLAALLLAGLTRSNSRLLLPQLYRA; this is translated from the coding sequence GTGACAGCACCAGACACAGCCGTAGCCCCTCCGACCAGCCCGGCACCTTGGCGCGGCATGATCAAGCGCACCATGACATGGCTGGACCTGCTGTATGTCAACCAGTTCATCCGTCCTGTTATTCTTCAGGCTGCCGCGGCACTGGCAATGGTTGAGGCCATTTTTCTGGCCGAGCGGTTTCCCATGATCTTCCGCGATGCCATTCGCAACCATGCGTCCTTGTGGGACACGCTAATGGTGTTCCTGCTGACCGCCCCCCAGATTCTGGACTTTGGCCTGCCGCTAGCCATTACCGTGGCAGTATACCGAACCGTGCTGGACATGCGCGAAAACCGCGAGTTGCTTGTGCTTAGTGCCTGCGGGTTGTCCCCCTCCGCCTTCCTGCGGCCACCGGCCATGATTGCCGCCCTGGGGCTGAGTGTCTCACTGCTGGCATCGGGCTTTATCAACCCGCTTGCCCTGTATGCCCAGCGGGTGGTGCTGTTCCACGCGGCCTACCATCACCTGACTACACCCTCGCCCCAAAGCCAGTTGTTCCAGTCTGGTACCCGGGTGCTGTTTATTCCCAAACAGCCCAAGGCCAGCACGGATCAGGCCGAGGCTGACAGCCGACAGGCTATTTTTCTGTACGAACCCATCGACAGCACGCATTTCCGGGTCATTCAGGCTCATGGCATGCACGCCATTGGCTCGGCCCCGCAAAAACTGCTCGGGGTCAGCCTCAGCCGCATGACATCACGTATCTTTGTCACCAGTTCGGGAAAACAGACCCAGTCTGATGCCCCGTGCTGCACCCCTCAGCCACCTGCATCGGGCAATGCTGATGAAGACGCCTTGTATGCTGAAACCGCACGCAAGCTCATCAGCCTTGATGATATTCTGCCCTTTCCGCCCCGACATTCCAGCGGCACCGAACTGACATTGCCCGAACTGCTGCTGCCCATACAGAAAACAACCACCAAAGAAACCGCTGTTCGCCTTGTGGGGGAACGTCTGTCCCGTGCGTTACTGTGCCTGCTGGCCCCGCTGATGGCTCTGGTAGCTATTGGCCAGACAAGCCCGCGTAACCGCACACTGGCTTTGCCCATCTGTTGCATGGCGCTGCTGGCCTGCAATGTGGCCACCCAATGGCTGCTGCGCCTGGTCGTGCACCTGGGGCTGATGGTGGAACTGGGCGTTCTGCTGGTTCTGACCGGCCTGTTGGCCGCACTGCTGCTGGCGGGGCTGACCCGCAGTAACAGCCGCCTGCTTTTGCCCCAGCTTTACCGGGCCTGA
- the lptB gene encoding LPS export ABC transporter ATP-binding protein — MLTAEKLVKSIGSKRIVENISLRVGQGEIVGLLGPNGAGKSTTFKLLTGILHPNSGKVTLNGVDVTHMPFHRRALHGLAYLPQASFLPRTLTVQATLALVMETRPLSRASRKARIDELLAQFDLASVRDKRTGMLSGGQRRRCEIAVCVACAPVVALFDEPFAGVDPLNVGTVAALLRQLAATGMSVLITDHSAVDMLRLVDRAYVVEAGGILAQGTPAELVNNEDVQRAYLGRGVVL, encoded by the coding sequence ATGCTGACAGCCGAGAAGCTTGTAAAATCCATCGGCAGCAAACGCATTGTCGAAAACATCAGCCTCAGGGTCGGTCAAGGTGAGATTGTGGGCCTGCTTGGCCCCAACGGGGCGGGTAAATCCACCACCTTCAAGCTGCTGACAGGTATCCTGCACCCCAATTCGGGCAAGGTGACGCTCAATGGTGTAGATGTCACCCACATGCCCTTCCACCGGCGCGCCCTGCATGGGCTAGCTTACCTGCCTCAGGCCTCGTTTCTGCCGCGCACGCTGACCGTGCAGGCAACGCTGGCCCTGGTCATGGAAACACGCCCCCTCTCGCGCGCAAGCCGTAAAGCCAGGATTGATGAGCTTCTGGCGCAGTTTGACCTTGCCAGTGTGCGTGACAAACGCACGGGCATGCTGTCTGGCGGGCAGCGCCGCCGGTGTGAAATTGCAGTCTGCGTTGCCTGCGCCCCGGTTGTCGCCCTGTTTGATGAACCCTTTGCCGGGGTGGACCCGCTCAATGTGGGCACCGTCGCCGCCCTCCTGCGCCAGTTGGCCGCAACGGGCATGTCGGTCCTGATTACGGACCATAGTGCTGTGGACATGCTGCGCCTGGTGGACCGCGCCTATGTGGTGGAGGCTGGGGGCATACTGGCCCAGGGCACCCCCGCAGAACTGGTGAATAACGAAGACGTACAGCGCGCCTACCTTGGACGGGGAGTTGTCCTGTGA